GCACGGATCGTCAACGCGCAGCCAGCGTTTCAGCAGAGTGACGCCCCACAAGCCCGCCAGACCCGCCGCGATACCCACAATAAGCGAACCGCCCACACCGATGTAACCGCAGGCAGGCGTAATCCCCACCAGGCCCGCGATAGCGCCGGAGCACGCGCCCAGCAGCGACGGCTTACCGCGCAGCGCCCATTCGCCAAAGACCCAGGCAAGGATGGCCGCCGCCGTCGCGACAACGGTGTTCACAAACGCGAGGCCTGCGATTTCGTTGGCGGCGCTGGCGGAGCCGGCGTTAAAGCCAAACCAGCCGAAGTAGAGGATTGCAGTGCCGGTAAAGACCATCGGCAGGTTATGCGGTTTAAACGCTTCTTTGCCGAAGCCAACGCGTTTGCCAACCAGATACGCGCCGACCAGACCTGCTACCGCCGCGTTAATGTGCACCACGGTGCCGCCCGCGAAATCCAGCGCGCCGTGAGACGCCAGCAGACCGCCGCCCCAGACCATATGCGCAATCGGCACATAGGAGAAGGTGAGCCATACCGCCACGAAGATAAGCACGGCCGAGAAGCGGATGCGTTCCGCCAGCGCGCCGACAATAAGCCCCACGGTGATACAGGCGAAGGAGCCCTGGAACGCTACGTGAATGTATTGATAGAAGGTGCCCATCAGGTCGGTGATTTTAATGCCTTTCAGCAGCAGCCAGTCCATGTTGCCAAAGAAGCTGCCGCCGCTGCCGAACGCCAGCGAGTAGCCATAGACCACCCAGAGGACGCAGACCAGCGCGAACGCGACAGACACCTGCGTCAGCATCGAGAGCACGTTTTTCGCGCGGATAAGACCGCCGTAAAAGAGCGCAAGGCCTGGGATGGTCATAAAGAGCACCAGCGCGGTGCAGATCATCATAAAGGCGTTATCGGCTTTATCCGCCACCGCGGGCGCAGCCAGGGCAATACCCGGCAGAAGAGCAAGCAGGCCGAAACCCGATTTGAAAGCTGTGTGTTTCATCTTGTGCATTCCTGTTACGGTTGGCCAGAAATCAGAGAGCCGCTTCGTCGGCTTCGCCGGTACGAATACGAATCACGCGTTGCAGTTCGGCGACAAAAATTTTGCCGTCGCCAATTTTTCCGGTCCACGCGGCCTTGCTGACCACCTCGATCACTTCATCCAGCTGATCGTCGGCGATAGCCACGTCGATTTTTACTTTCGGCAGGAAGTTCACGCTGTATTCGGCGCCGCGGTAAAGCTCGGCATGGCCTTTCTGGCGCCCGAACCCTTTCACTTCGGTGACGGTAAGCCCCTGAATGCCAATGGTGGAGAGTGCTTCACGCACGTCTTCCAGTTTGAACGGTTTGATTACCACGGTAACCAGCTTCATAGATCCCCTCCAGTCAGAAATGGGTAATTCGGCAGCGACGATAATCTGGTAAAGCAAGCGGCGTGCCAGGAATAGAAAAGCGTGCGGTGGCGGCAAAAACTGCGGCAAGAAAGCAGGATTAATTGAAGGAAACGGAAGGCAGAAAAGAAAAACGCACCATGCGAGTGCACGGTGCGTTACATTTTTGCACCACTAACGATGCGTGTTAGCAGAACGCCTGATTTTGGTGCATCAGGCGCTGAGCGGCTCCTCTTTGGCGGCGGCCTGTAGCTCTTCACCCGCAAGCTGGAGCTGATACA
The genomic region above belongs to Cronobacter malonaticus LMG 23826 and contains:
- the glnK gene encoding P-II family nitrogen regulator; the encoded protein is MKLVTVVIKPFKLEDVREALSTIGIQGLTVTEVKGFGRQKGHAELYRGAEYSVNFLPKVKIDVAIADDQLDEVIEVVSKAAWTGKIGDGKIFVAELQRVIRIRTGEADEAAL
- the amtB gene encoding ammonium transporter AmtB; protein product: MKHTAFKSGFGLLALLPGIALAAPAVADKADNAFMMICTALVLFMTIPGLALFYGGLIRAKNVLSMLTQVSVAFALVCVLWVVYGYSLAFGSGGSFFGNMDWLLLKGIKITDLMGTFYQYIHVAFQGSFACITVGLIVGALAERIRFSAVLIFVAVWLTFSYVPIAHMVWGGGLLASHGALDFAGGTVVHINAAVAGLVGAYLVGKRVGFGKEAFKPHNLPMVFTGTAILYFGWFGFNAGSASAANEIAGLAFVNTVVATAAAILAWVFGEWALRGKPSLLGACSGAIAGLVGITPACGYIGVGGSLIVGIAAGLAGLWGVTLLKRWLRVDDPCDVFGVHGVCGIVGCILTGIFASTSLGGVGYAAGVTMGHQVLVQLESIAITVVWSAVVAFIAYKAADLTVGLRVSEEQEREGLDVNSHGENAYNA